The stretch of DNA GTGAAATTCACATTATCAGTCAAATATTCAAGGAGTTCATTTTCATCATCAGGAACTGGAGCGGCCTCTAATTCTTTAGTGAGGGTTTTTAAATCTAATGGGCACGAGAGAGCAAAAATTAAATTTTGATCATTCGCTTTTTTGACATCGAGTGTAACAGGTGCATTTTTCTTTTTGATGTCCGAGAGATGTAAAAAGAGACTGAATAAGATCTGGCGGATGCGTTCTGCATCAAGTGCAAAAGTCGTTACACCTTTTGCAATTGCGATTTTTAAATTGATTTTTGATTGCGATGAATCAAGATGGAGTCTAACCTCATTTAAAAGGGTTGGGACAGAAATTTCAGTGAGCGTTAAATTTAATTTGTTGGCTTCAATAGATGTTAGGTTCAAGATGTTTTGGATAGAGTGTAGAATTTTTTGACTTTCTTCTCTGATGAGTTGGAGATATTCCCGTTGTTTTTCATTCAAGGCTCCAAGATATTGAGCTTCTAGAATTTCAGAAAAGCCCATGATTGAATTGAGCGGCATTTTTAAATTCAAGGATGCTGCTGCAATAAATTCTGATTTAAATTGATCTGTTTCCTTGAGGGCCGCATTTTTTTCTTTTAAGTTTTGTGCTGCCATGACGCTATCTGTTATATCTAAGAATGTATTCAAGTTAGCGCCATCTGGTAAGGGAACAACAGAAAAACGTATGATGCGTGAGCCGTCAAGTTTGAGTGTTCCTGTGTGCTGATGTCTTTCAAGAGCAAGAGAAATCAAAGTTTGAGACAACTTCTCTTTTGATTTTACTTTTTTGCCAAAAATATGTGAGGCAATGATTTGTGAGATTTTTTGCACATGTGTATTTTCAATAAAATCAGTTTCTTCAAGCTTGAAAATGTCACAATAAGCAGGATTACAGAGTTTGAGTAAGCCATCTGATCCAAAAACGGCAATACCTTCAGCCATATTATTGAGTGTTTCGCGCTGGACAGCTTGTAGAATTTGATATCTACCTTCCATAGATAGATTGGTTGTGACATCGCTTTGGATAAAGATAAGGCCTCCGTAAGGGTGAGGAACAATTGTACTATGGAAAACACGGCCATCAGGGAGATAAAACATATCTTCATGCGGTTCAATCAGAGATGTAAAGAGGCGAATCCGATGTTCTCTGAATTCTTGGAAACTTGTGTGATCTGGTAATCTTTTACGGATGCGGATATCTTCAATCACTTGTAAATAAGGTGGCCTTTGTTCGAGCCATTCACTGTTGAGTTGCCAAAGCTGCGCATAGGCTTGATTGCAGAAATCAAGTTTTGTATCTGGTCCGTAAATTCCAATTGCAATATTAAGCGTTTCAAAGAGTTTTTGTTGACCCGCAACATGACGATTGAGGAGTGTTTTATAAGATTCTCTTTCTGTGACATCTGTCACAAAACCAAGGTAGAAATTTCCATCCTGGATCTGGTCATCAAATAAGACGGCATTTTCATCTTTTAAAGGGATGCCTTTGAATTGATATTTCTTATATTGACCATTGACATTGACATTGATAATTTTGTTTTGATTTTGCTCATCTGCAAGAGGGCCGATGAGATGGACATACTCCCCGATGTTTTTTTCAATCTCAGCTAAAAGATCTGCATCATATAGGTCATTTTTTGTTGATCCTTGATCATAAAGCTCTTTGTAAGCTTTATTAGACCAGCGTACTTGCCCTAAAGTATTTTCGAGCCAAATCGGTATAGAGAATTCTTCAAGCAAAGTTTGCCATAATTTAAGCTCGAGCTTCACATCTTGAATGATTTTTCTGAGTTGGTCTTGTTCAATGACGGTATCCGTATTTTCATGAATGATGATAATCGGGTAAGTGCGGTTTGGCCCTGCAAAAGTGCCTTTGATTTTGTAATAAGGTTGATGAGAATGAGATGGAACCCCAATGCCATTGAGCAAAAATGGTTTGTTTGAGTTGAGTAATTTTTTTTCATACGTGATGTAGTCTTGGTATGATTCGGGCGTAAGATTCTTCTTGAGCCATTCAACGTGTTTGCCGTCTGTGATAAGAAAATAATGAAGGCAGCTGGTGTTGATGATTTTTTCTAGATTCGTTTGAGTATGATGTGCATCAATAATTTCTTTGTTTTTTGCTTTAATTTTTTGAGTTAGGTGATAAATACAATAGAGCATGCCTGAGAGTAGACATAAAAAGAAGGTGTTTTGATAAAGCAGAAGCGATGAAAATAAATCTTGGATATGGTCAAAAGTAATGATTGTGAAATAATAATTAAGATATATAGCGAGAAGAAAAATGAAACTCGTAATGAGAACAAAAATTGGGAAATTTTTGATTGGAATTTCTTTCAAACTAGATCTGCCTTTTTATTTTTTTTGAAGTGCAAGCTCCTTATGTTATGCCTGTAATTCCAAAAAAAATCTAGCCCCAATTTGAGGCTAGATTAAAAAAGATAGATATTCGCCTTATTTTCCTTTAGAGGTGATGTGTCTGTAAGACCAAAATCCGATCGCAAAAATCAGCAAGGCTGCTAAAATATTTGCTGTTGGTGTAAAGGATGCAGGCATTAGTGCTAAAGGCGTTTGGCTACCTGTTGAGACAATCAAAATTGCCATCAGAATACCAATGAGTGATTCTCCAACAATAAAACCTGATGCGATGAGCATTCCTTTTTTCTCAGACACTTTAACGTAAGTTTCTTTGTCGTTTGCAGATGCTATCTTTTTTGCATTGCTTGCGATTCTGCGATTGACAATCCATGAGAAAAGACTTCCAAGGAATAAAGGCATGCCAATTGTGAATGGAAGGTAGATTCCCATGCCAACGCCCAAAACAGGGATAGAGTATTTAGGGTTTTTTGAGGTTAGGAACATATCTAAAATGATAAAGAAAACAGCAACGCCCATTCCGATTTGAATCATTGGCCAGTTTAGATTGTCATTAAAGATAGCTTGAATCAAAACAGCTGCTAAGTTTGCTTGAGGTGCTGCCAAGGCAACAGAAGGATCCATGTCAGCACGTGGAATGGCTCCTACAAATCCGTAAGCTTCATGGAGTAAGTTTAAGATTGGCGGAATCACGATAGCGCCAATAATAACACCAATCACCAAGGCAAGCTGCTGTTTGTAAGGTGTTGCTTGAACCAATTGTCCCGTTTTTAAATCTTGTAAGTTATCATTTGCAATACAAGCAATGCTTAGAACAACGGACGATACAAAAAGGATGAGTCCCATAAGACCTTTCATATTGTTCGATCCTGGAATCATCAAGTTTTCTTTGCCTACAAACCAGTAAAGTAGGAAGCTTAAACAGAGAATACAAGTGATGGATAGGCCTGAGATTGGTGAGTTTGAAGACCCTGCAAGTCCTGCCATATAACCTGCGGCTGCTGAGAGTAAGAATCCAAAAATGAATGTGAACACAGTACAGATCAAAAGGATTTGAATGATCATGATACCGCTTAAAGCCAGCGGTTCTTCAAGAAGAGTTGACTTAAACATATGGAATAGAGGAATCATAAGAATAAGAGACACAAGAATCACATAGTGAATTGGTAGGTCAAAATCTGTTCTTTTGATCGCACTATAAGAACTCTTTTTAACAGTTTGCATTTGAACAAATGAAGATTTAAGACCTTTAGCGATTGGTTTCATCAAAATAACCAATGTCCAAAGTGCGGCAACAGCCATTGCACCCACGCCGATGAATCGGATATCTTTCGCCCAGAAGCCATAAGCTGCTTTCATGAGTTCTTCACCAGAGAGAGATGGGTCAACCACAAACATAGCGGGTAAAGCAATCAGCCAAGCAATCGCTGTACCAATTAAGAATGAGATACCTGCATTCATACCAGCCAAATAACCAGCAGCGATAATCGCAATTGTAACACCTGTACCCATACCAAAGATACGGCCATTAAGATTGAACCAAACAGAGACTTCTTCGCCAATGAATTTAAAGCCATCTTGAAGAATTTTAAAGACAGCGCCAACGCCTGTTCCAATAACGAGTTCAGTAATCCCTTTAGAGCCATGTTCGATATCGGTTGGATCAGTATCGTGAGCTAATTTCTCTTCATCAAGCTGACGGCTACCAACTTTCAAAATTTCAGCTGCAGCAACGCCTTCAGGGAATCGTAAGTCACTTTCGACGATCATAGCTCTACGGAGCGGAATACTGAACATGACACCAAGGGTTCCACCAGTGACGCAAATGCCAAGTGTATACCAATAGTCAAAACCTGCCCAGTAGCCTGTAATCAGAAGCGCAGGCAGTACAAAGATAACAGCTGTGAGAGTTCCGGCAGAGGAAACAATGGTTTGAACAATGTTGTTTTCAAGGATGTTGTTATCTTTAAAAGATCTGAAGATTGCCATTGAAATCACAGCTGCGGGAATTGAGCTGGCAATTGAAAGACCGACTTTTAGAGAAAGGTATAAGTTTGAAGCTGTAAAGGTTGCTGTGGCAATAAGGCCTAATAGGACAGCTCTTAGCGTAAATTCGCGCGCATTCTTATAAATATCAATATCTGAATTTGATTGGTTACTCATGATCTCTCATCCGTTTGTAATGTTTGGTATAATGAACGTAACTAATAGATTTACAAAATTATTTTTTAGAAATCTACTTAAAAATGAAATGAGCCTTGATTTTTATTTTCAAAGATGCATAAATGAAAATATCAATTGAATTGCCTACACTCTAAGGAAGTAAAATGTCTCAAGCTATTTCG from Alphaproteobacteria bacterium encodes:
- a CDS encoding PAS-domain containing protein, translating into MKEIPIKNFPIFVLITSFIFLLAIYLNYYFTIITFDHIQDLFSSLLLYQNTFFLCLLSGMLYCIYHLTQKIKAKNKEIIDAHHTQTNLEKIINTSCLHYFLITDGKHVEWLKKNLTPESYQDYITYEKKLLNSNKPFLLNGIGVPSHSHQPYYKIKGTFAGPNRTYPIIIIHENTDTVIEQDQLRKIIQDVKLELKLWQTLLEEFSIPIWLENTLGQVRWSNKAYKELYDQGSTKNDLYDADLLAEIEKNIGEYVHLIGPLADEQNQNKIINVNVNGQYKKYQFKGIPLKDENAVLFDDQIQDGNFYLGFVTDVTERESYKTLLNRHVAGQQKLFETLNIAIGIYGPDTKLDFCNQAYAQLWQLNSEWLEQRPPYLQVIEDIRIRKRLPDHTSFQEFREHRIRLFTSLIEPHEDMFYLPDGRVFHSTIVPHPYGGLIFIQSDVTTNLSMEGRYQILQAVQRETLNNMAEGIAVFGSDGLLKLCNPAYCDIFKLEETDFIENTHVQKISQIIASHIFGKKVKSKEKLSQTLISLALERHQHTGTLKLDGSRIIRFSVVPLPDGANLNTFLDITDSVMAAQNLKEKNAALKETDQFKSEFIAAASLNLKMPLNSIMGFSEILEAQYLGALNEKQREYLQLIREESQKILHSIQNILNLTSIEANKLNLTLTEISVPTLLNEVRLHLDSSQSKINLKIAIAKGVTTFALDAERIRQILFSLFLHLSDIKKKNAPVTLDVKKANDQNLIFALSCPLDLKTLTKELEAAPVPDDENELLEYLTDNVNFTLANDLIELHQGKILMSYTNQTLHIKIEFSQQTETIKQLAS
- a CDS encoding oligopeptide transporter, OPT family, with product MSNQSNSDIDIYKNAREFTLRAVLLGLIATATFTASNLYLSLKVGLSIASSIPAAVISMAIFRSFKDNNILENNIVQTIVSSAGTLTAVIFVLPALLITGYWAGFDYWYTLGICVTGGTLGVMFSIPLRRAMIVESDLRFPEGVAAAEILKVGSRQLDEEKLAHDTDPTDIEHGSKGITELVIGTGVGAVFKILQDGFKFIGEEVSVWFNLNGRIFGMGTGVTIAIIAAGYLAGMNAGISFLIGTAIAWLIALPAMFVVDPSLSGEELMKAAYGFWAKDIRFIGVGAMAVAALWTLVILMKPIAKGLKSSFVQMQTVKKSSYSAIKRTDFDLPIHYVILVSLILMIPLFHMFKSTLLEEPLALSGIMIIQILLICTVFTFIFGFLLSAAAGYMAGLAGSSNSPISGLSITCILCLSFLLYWFVGKENLMIPGSNNMKGLMGLILFVSSVVLSIACIANDNLQDLKTGQLVQATPYKQQLALVIGVIIGAIVIPPILNLLHEAYGFVGAIPRADMDPSVALAAPQANLAAVLIQAIFNDNLNWPMIQIGMGVAVFFIILDMFLTSKNPKYSIPVLGVGMGIYLPFTIGMPLFLGSLFSWIVNRRIASNAKKIASANDKETYVKVSEKKGMLIASGFIVGESLIGILMAILIVSTGSQTPLALMPASFTPTANILAALLIFAIGFWSYRHITSKGK